One Nostoc sp. UHCC 0302 DNA window includes the following coding sequences:
- a CDS encoding ATP-binding protein yields MKLPSFRLRIGLLSAALAGSALVGFGAISWLQIYEAKISRLDAEMLNQLMRGTRPPEQERWQRYADSLSYAFGTNTKTPIALLILDANGNTLYQSNDVPDDLDVNRLLLERLRLTPLRSPPPRQPPPKLESQNPSPLAPPLIPPRPPQFITEQTTTGAWRIGVAKFPNVGVAIAVNLQAVDQEMAIIRNIFLVSIPGTLLLVAVGAWLVSGGALRPIRQLTGAIQKVTVQGLDQRIPIGTTDVEFIELIRVFNQMLERLERSFTQASRFSADAAHELKTPLTILQGELERSLQQVKSGSEVQQRLSNLLDEVRRLSGIMRKLLLLSLADAGKMSLYLVEVDMSELLMEMVEDVELLAPHLTVQIDINHGLRVQGDRDLLIQVLQNLLSNAIKYNLDNGWIKIHAHQTQTTFYVTISNASKDILIGDRERIFDRFHRGDPARTRKIEGIGLGLSLAREIAKAHSGDLTLGSTSSGQTAFTLTLPITSNN; encoded by the coding sequence ATGAAACTACCCTCGTTTCGACTGCGAATTGGCCTATTATCTGCGGCTTTGGCTGGAAGCGCATTAGTCGGTTTTGGCGCTATCTCCTGGTTACAAATTTATGAAGCTAAGATTAGCCGCCTTGATGCAGAAATGTTAAATCAGTTGATGCGGGGAACTCGTCCACCTGAGCAGGAGCGATGGCAGCGCTACGCAGACTCATTATCTTATGCTTTTGGAACAAATACAAAAACCCCAATCGCACTGCTAATACTTGACGCCAACGGCAACACGCTTTATCAATCCAACGATGTGCCAGACGACCTCGACGTGAATCGTCTGCTGCTTGAACGTCTTAGGTTAACACCTCTGCGATCGCCTCCTCCTAGACAACCACCGCCAAAACTTGAGAGTCAAAATCCATCTCCCCTTGCACCACCTTTGATTCCCCCACGCCCACCTCAATTTATCACTGAGCAGACGACAACAGGAGCATGGAGGATTGGAGTAGCGAAATTTCCTAATGTTGGGGTTGCCATTGCTGTTAACTTGCAAGCGGTGGATCAAGAGATGGCTATTATTCGCAATATCTTTTTGGTTTCAATTCCGGGAACTCTCCTACTGGTTGCAGTTGGGGCATGGCTGGTTTCAGGTGGGGCTTTGCGTCCGATTCGGCAATTAACAGGTGCTATTCAAAAGGTGACCGTCCAAGGCTTAGACCAGCGGATTCCAATTGGAACAACGGATGTTGAATTTATCGAACTAATTCGAGTATTTAACCAAATGTTGGAACGCTTGGAGCGCAGTTTTACCCAAGCTTCCCGCTTCAGTGCTGATGCGGCTCACGAACTGAAAACCCCACTCACCATTCTGCAAGGCGAACTGGAGCGATCGCTCCAACAGGTGAAGAGTGGAAGTGAAGTGCAACAGCGTTTAAGCAATCTGTTGGATGAGGTACGCCGCTTAAGTGGAATTATGCGGAAACTCTTGCTGCTGTCTTTAGCAGATGCAGGAAAAATGAGTTTGTATCTGGTTGAGGTGGATATGTCTGAGTTGCTGATGGAGATGGTAGAAGATGTGGAACTACTAGCTCCTCACCTAACTGTACAAATCGATATCAATCATGGTTTACGGGTACAGGGCGATCGCGATTTGCTGATTCAAGTTCTGCAAAACCTGTTGAGTAATGCCATCAAATACAATCTGGATAACGGCTGGATAAAAATTCACGCTCATCAAACTCAAACAACTTTCTACGTCACGATTAGCAATGCATCTAAAGATATTTTAATAGGCGATCGCGAGCGAATTTTTGACCGCTTCCATCGCGGTGATCCTGCTCGAACCCGCAAGATAGAAGGCATCGGACTTGGACTTAGCCTCGCTCGTGAAATTGCCAAAGCACATTCTGGTGACCTCACTCTTGGCTCAACATCTTCTGGTCAAACAGCGTTTACCCTGACCTTGCCAATTACGTCAAACAATTAA